The DNA segment AAAACTTCGGTAGAATCAAAAAGTAAATAAAACCTGGAAAATTTGAAAAACACTGACTCTGAATTGTCACCAGTGTAGCAGAAATCAGTCTTATAAGTCAGTACCACCTGAGTAATACCCTTTAGGGCTGAGGGCTGAGAGCTGAGGGAAATACTTGTTTTCCAACCATTTAGCCTTTTGCTCATACAATCGGATCATTCCAAAAGGGTATGATAGCAAATCAGGGAAAAACCCTAAGCCCTAAGCCCCAAGCCCCAATATGAAACCTTCTTTCCACCTCCTTCTCGTGCTTGTGATTGCTGTATTGAGTCTGGCCGGCCATATCGCCCTGGTCTGGGCGGGTAACCTGCGTGGGTTTCACCCCAGCATCCTGGTTGCCATTCGGGATATGGTGTTGTTTGTGCCGATCATTTTGAGCCTGATCTGGCTGGTTCGGGTTCAGAAATGTCGGGCCAACCTTACTCTCCTGACGGCGGCCATTTTTCTGATGTGTTTTGGTCAACTGGCCCAGTATCGGTTGTTTTCTGACCCGGAATATGGCGCCCGTGGGGAAAAGCGACGCGATGCCCGCGAAATGAAAATCCAAACCATTCTGCGGACCAACATTGCTTCGGGGTATGACGATGTAAAGAAAAAATACTTGTTTGGCAGCACTGAGGTCCCGCCGGCACCAGATCCGGTCACGTCACAGATTGGTTTTTTTGATGTGTTGACATCGAGTAACACCCTGGTGCCATTAATTTCGCTGGCGGTCATGCTCGGTTTGTTTGTCCTTGTGAAGCGCGATGATGTGTTGCACCTCCTCCAGAAAAACGCCTTTCTCATTGGGCTGGTGACCGTGGTCCCCTTTTTGATTATCGTGGTGTTTTTCAGTCGCGCCGGGAAATTTTTAGGGGAAACCACACCCTGGGAACCGGTCAAGCTTCTGTTTTTAATCACCTATGGCGGACTCCTGGCGGACCATCATATTCATATGAGTCGCACCCGATGGGGGCTGCCGCCCTGGAGGTTTCTGCTTTTACTTGGCGTTGCGGCACTGATGCCGGTCGTTCCATTCTTCTTTCTCAGTGATTTTGGACAAATGCTGGTCTTTGGCGGGGTTTATGCATTGCTGTATCTGATCGCCGTCCGGCGCTGGACACAAATTGTCTATGCCGTGGTGCTGGTTGGGCTGTTGTTTCCAATGTTTTATTTTGGGATTGGCATTCCAAACCGAATCAATTTGCGGTTTCATCT comes from the Acidobacteriota bacterium genome and includes:
- a CDS encoding FtsW/RodA/SpoVE family cell cycle protein, which codes for MKPSFHLLLVLVIAVLSLAGHIALVWAGNLRGFHPSILVAIRDMVLFVPIILSLIWLVRVQKCRANLTLLTAAIFLMCFGQLAQYRLFSDPEYGARGEKRRDAREMKIQTILRTNIASGYDDVKKKYLFGSTEVPPAPDPVTSQIGFFDVLTSSNTLVPLISLAVMLGLFVLVKRDDVLHLLQKNAFLIGLVTVVPFLIIVVFFSRAGKFLGETTPWEPVKLLFLITYGGLLADHHIHMSRTRWGLPPWRFLLLLGVAALMPVVPFFFLSDFGQMLVFGGVYALLYLIAVRRWTQIVYAVVLVGLLFPMFYFGIGIPNRINLRFHLWLDTWQAPPPETFWWKPFSERIQREYEGRTITNQDAWFDQSAQIAQGLFGVSDGQLAGEGLGLGFPEVVPVSDSDFVYVALSEELGLVGGFLLLMGLCAFVIAGINVATAAPDMFSKLLAAGFTAFIGLQALVNIGGVIRLLPMTGITLPFVSHGGWSLITSFAMLGTLLALSHRNHQERTSPIIENPVAVRVE